DNA from Neoarius graeffei isolate fNeoGra1 chromosome 17, fNeoGra1.pri, whole genome shotgun sequence:
ttcagatttcAATTCGTCAGATGTTGGGACAGTttttcacttcacctcagtccatcgtaaaagagcttgggcccagagaaggtagctgtgtttctggatattgtttatatctagttttaacttgcatttgtgaatgcagtaatgagctgttttcacagatgatagtttcctgaagtgttcctgagcccatccagtgatttccactacagacacgtgtctgcttttaatgcagtgtcgcctgagggcctgaagatcacaggcatccaatgtcagttttcagccttgtctcttgcatacagagatttctccagattctctgaatcttttgatgatattatgtaccatagatgatgtgatccccaaattctttgcaattttacattgaggaacgttattcttaaattgttgcactgtttgcccacgcggtctttcacagagtggtgaacccctccccatctttacttctgagagacttcacctctctgggatgctctttttatacccaatcattttactgacctgttgccaattaaccaaattactttttttagcattacacaactttttcagtcttttgttgtccctgtcccaagttttctgaaacgtgttgctgacatcaaattcaaaatgagcatatatttttcaaaaaaacaataaaaattttcagtttcaacatttgatatgttgtctttgtactattttcaatgcaatatagggtttccatgatttgtaaattatcgcattctgattttactgatgttttacagagtgtcccaacttttttggaattggggttgtactatcaGGTTGGGATTGAACATCTACAAATTTCAAAACTAGTCACACTGATCTTGCAAACTGAGCCACACTTCTTAAACATGTTAACCTGAGATAGTTGCCTCTGTCCTCCACTGTCTAACACATCAACATCTCCATCATGACAATTAAAAGTGGAGACATCTATCCAGTGAGAACCCATCCCAACAGGAGGGTGCTTGTTCTGCCACATGGGATTTCTTTGTGACGTCACGCTGaggtatacagtggtatgcaaaagtttgggcaccccggtcaaaattactgttactgtgaacagttaagcaagttgaagatgaaatgaactccaaaaggcataaagttaaagatgaaacacacttttcaacattttaagcaatattggtgtattattttggttttgtacaattttagagtgaaagaaggaaaggagtaacttgcaaaagtatgggaatcctaggagatttgagcactcggatcactttgaccaaggtctcagaccttaattagtttgttaGGGTTATGGCTCATTCACACTCATCATTAGGAAAGGCCAGGTGATGCAAATTTCAAAGCTTTATAAATACCCAGGCTCCTCTAACCTAGTCCCAGAAATCAGTAGCCATGGGTTCttctaagcagcttcctaccactctgaaaatgaaaatggttgaggcccacaaagcaggagaaggctataagaagatagcaaaatgttttcaggttgccatttcctcagttcgaaatgtaattaagaaatggcagttaacaggaacAGTGGAGGTCAAGATAAGGTCTGGAAGACCAGGAAAATTTTCAGAGATAGCTGCTCataggattgctagaaaggcaaatcagaacccccacttgactgcaaaagaccttcaggaagatttagcagactctggagttgtggtacattgttctactgttcagcgacacctgcacaaatatggccttcatagaagtcatcagaagaaaacctcttcTGCATCGTCACCAAAAAATTCAGCATCAGAAGTTTgcaaaaaaacatctaaacaagcctgatgtattttggaaacaagtcctgtcgaCCAATGAGGTTAAAATGGAACTCTTTGGCAGCAAcaagcaaaggtatgtttggagaaaaaagggcacCTCTCCAACCattaagcatgggggtggatcaatcatgctttggagttgtgttgcagccaatggCATGGGGAACATTTCACGGGTAGAGGGAAGAATGGATTCAATGAAATTCCAGcagattctggaagcaaacataaccccatctgtaaaaaagctgaagttgaaaagaggattgcttctacaaatggataataatcctaaacacacctcaaaatccacaGTAGACTACCTCAAGAGGCGcaggctgaaggttttgccctggccctcacagtcccctgatctgaacatcattgaaaatctgtggatcgaCCTCAAAagggcagtgcatgcaagacggcccaggaatctctcagaactggaagacttttgcaaggaagaatggatgAAAATTCCTCAAACGAGAATTGAAAGActcttagctggctacaaaaagcatTTATAAGCTgttatacttgccaaagggggtgctactagatactaaccatgcagggtgcccaaacttttgcttcgggcccttttccttttttgtcattttgaaaatgtaaaagatgaaaataaaaaattgtttttgcttaaaatataaagggaatgagtcatctttaactttatgccttttggagttcatttcatcttcaacttgcttaactgttcacagtaacagcaattttgaccggggtgcccaaacttttgcataccactgtattccttaattggagttccgggcttttagagttctgggcttttagatcaatttaGATTGAAAATATCGTGAATATAACGTTAATACAATGTGACAGGATATAATCATACTGGATAATCAAAGGATACATGACAGTGATAcgtgtgagtacaagatgttaagtatgaaacccctgaatatttagaaaatgTAACGTTATTGTAATGTCCCGATCCGGTTCATGCTTTCCATGCCAGGTTATGGGAGACACCGAATTGCATATAAATGAGACCTGGATCTGTTTTTTCATCAAActctctacaaccccgattccaaaaaagttgggacaaagtacaaattgtaaataaaaacggaatgcaataatttacaaatctcaaaaactgatattgtattcacaatagaacatagacaacatatcaaatgttgaaagtgagacattttgaaatttcatgccaaatattggctcatttgaaatttcatgacagcaacacatctcaaaaaagttgggacaggggcaataagaggctggaaaagttaaagatacaaaaaaggaacagctggaggaccaaattgcaactcattaggtcaattggcaataggtcattaacatgactgggtataaaaagagcatcttggagtggcagcggctctcagaagtaaagatgggaagaggatcaccaatccccctaattctgcgccgacaaatagtggagcaatatcagaaaggagttcgacagtgtaaaattgcaaagagtttgaacatatcatcatctacagtgcataatatcatcaaaagattcagagaatctggaagaatctctgtgcgtaagggtcaaggctggaaaaccatactggatgcccgtgatcttcgggcccttagacggcactgcatcacatacaggcatgcttctgtattggaaatcacaaaatgggctcaggaatatttccagagaacatgatctgtgaacacaattcaccgtgccatccgccgttgccagctaaaactctatagttcaaagaaacagccatatctaaacatgatccagaagcacagatgtcttctctgggccaaggctcatttaaaatggactgtggcaaagtggaaaactgttctgtggtcagacgaatcaaaatttgaagttctttatggaaatcagggacgccgtgtcattcggactaaagaggagaaggacgacccaagttgttatcagcgctcagttcagaagcctgcatctctgatggtatggggttgcattagtgcgtgtggcatgggcagcttacacatctggaaagacaccatcaatgctgaaaggtatatccaggttctagagcaacatatgctcccatccaaacgacgtctctttcagggaagaccttgcattttccaacatgacaatgccaaaccacatactacatcaattacagcatcatggctgcgtagaagaagggtctgggtactgaactggccagcctgcagtccagatctttcacccatagaaaacatttggtgcatcataaaacggaagatacgacaaaaaagacctaagacagttgagcagctagaatcctacattagacaagaatgggttaacattcctatccctaaacttgagcaacttgtctcctcagtccccagatgtttacagactgttgtaaagagaaaaggggatgtctcacagtggtaaacatggccttgtcccaacttttttgagatgtggtgttgtcatgaaatttaaaatcacctaatttttctttttaaatgatacattttctcagtttaaacatttgatatgtcatctatgttctattctgaataaaatatggaattttgaaacttccacatcattgcattccatttttatttacaatttgtactttgtcccaacttttttggaatcggggttgtacatgtgtaATTCTTGCTTATCTCTTTGAATAACACTAATAATAGCAATAATTGTGTCTGAGGTCTGAATAGCAGGGTGTGCAATTTTATGCACAATGAACTCTGAATACAGATCTAAATCCAAAGTTATCCCATCACACTTATTCATTTCAGAATCTAAATGGGTGGACAACATGGCACCATTCACTCCTACTGTGCAGTTTTAAAGCCTAAACAGCAGCCATCATCTTGTGCAAATTGGAGTCCAAGTCTGTGTAATAGAGACCTTGGATGTACAGTAGAGATGGCTGGGTGGACAGGGGGTCCGTCTCTCACCCACCCGTATTAGTGATAGACGCTGTATGTGAGCTTGCACACTGATATCACCTGAAGTGCATCATGAGCTTGAGCACCGGCTAACTCAAAGTGGCAAGTTGAGAGTTATTATTTACTATGTAAAATGCAAatcgtagttgttgttgttgttgttgtttttttttcaggtaTATTGATTTTATTGTTGTCAAGAGAAGATTGTAGAGCTTTGGTTCATGACTGATTGAGCTATCATTTGCGAGCTAGCTGATATCATTTTAATCAAAATAATATGAGTAGTAGAAGTAATAAATGTAAGGTATCAACTGAATATCTACTAGTGAACAGCAGTCAGTGATTACACTCAACACAAcgtatttttgaggaaaaaattgctgctcggcattttttttccccaaatctaTCTGACACCTGTAGTAAGCTACCCAGTTGAATGGAGACGTGTTCTTTTATGCACCTGTCGTTCTATTGAtggagtacactaccgttcaaaagtttggggtcactttgaaatgtccttatttttaaaagaaaagcactgttcttttcaacgaagatcactttaaactaatcagaaatccactctatacattgctaatgtggtaaatgactattctagctgcaaatgtctggtttttggtgcagtatctccataggtgtatagaggcccatttccagcaactctcactccagtgttctaatggtacaatgtgtttgctcattgcctcagaaggctaatggatgattagaaaacccttgtacaatcatgttaacacagctgaaaacagtttagctctttagagaagctataaaattgACCTTcctttggcaaaaggctttgttatatgggggcgtcgtggataaggcgacataccataaatccagggacccgggttcgattccgacccgaggtcatttcccaatccctccccgtctctctcctgctcatttcctgtctctacactgtcctatccaataaatgtGGAAAagacccccaaaaaaatctttaaaaaaaataaaactgaccttcctttgagcagattgagtttctggagcatcacatttgtggggtcgattaaatgctcaaaatggccagaaaaatgtcttgactatattttctattcattttacaatttatggtgggaaataaaagtgtgacttttcatggaaaacacaaaattgtctgggtgaccccaaacttttgaacggtagtgtacatttatAAAGAAGTGACTGACTAAAGTGTTAGCCAAgttcatacactcactggccactttgttcagaacacccatccacctgctgtctgttttctgtagttctctaatcagccgatcccttgacagcagcacaatgcatcaaatcatgcagatccaaatcaagagcttcatttcattaatgttcacttcaaacatctgaatgggaaaaattgggatctcaaaatgtgactttctttcactgtggcatgggtgttggcttgagccagatggactggtttgagtattttagaaactgctgatctcctggggttttcacacacaatagtctgtagagtttacacagaatggtgcgaaaaacaaaaaacattgagtgagtgagtgagtgagtgagtaagcgacagttctgtgggtggaaacaaacaccttgttgataagagaggtcagaggaaaatggacagattggcttgagctgccaggaaggatatagtaactcatataatcactctttacaaccgtggtgatcagaaaagcatctcagcatgcaacagcagaacagaagaccacattgggttccgctcctgcagccaagaacaggaatcttagaatcaagaacaagttcctattaaagtggccagtgaatgtacaGTCAACAGTAAATTTAGTGTTAGTAGTCTGCAGTTATGCCACCAATGGTTTGCAAATTATATCAGTACAACAAGACATCATAATGATGTCCGTTAGAAAATTTTTCGAGTTTTATGTCAGAACTGTCAAGATTTAGCTGTTTTGGAAAGTGCATGTGCGTTCATTCATGAAACTTGACTATCTTCTTCCCACGTCTATGTGAGGTTGATGTGGTTAGGTTAAGGTCTTTGTCCAAGTGGCAGCTTGGAAGTTCTGGGGTTCAAATCCCCAACCTGTAACCCAGAATCTTAGCCCAGTTAGCCACCATTGCTCTCAAGAAGCTTGCCTATAAAATGTTCACTTCATCAACCATGAACTTTTATTGGATGGTCAATGGAGCTTGTGAAGTGGACACAACACTATTCCCCAAAAAAATTGGGAAGATGTATTTTATAATTTAAGTTTGCCATCTATCCCATTAACGGAATTGAGAAAGGGTGTGGGTTAAAATTTTGACTGCAGCCAGCTGTTAGAGGGCCCTAGAGATATTTTGGCTTCACTTTTGCATCCCTACGTATGCAGTCATTGAGTTGGAGTGTGTTTTTGCAGATAAACACTAGGTGACATCCAAGTCAAAACAAGCCCATTAGTTGCTATGAACAGTTTCATTTTGAGTTCCTGTTGTGTTATGTGAAGGCCCTAGTACTGGTGTATGAAAGGAGCACAGTGTCGGCATTTATTTATACACACTATACATCAAGATTCTCTTTAATCAGAATGGTCTGTACAAGATAAAAGTCATTTTAGCTGAATTCATATGACACATGAACAGGTCTCTCAGGTCAGCTTCTTAGTCTGCTTTGTTTCTGGGCATCGAGGCCACCAGGAGCCAGTAACAGGAAAATCCAGTGCCTGAACAGAACAGAAGCAGACAGATGAGATTTAGTAATAATACACTAAAAGAGTTGCAGACTGGATTCAGATTTGAATAATGATTCCTTATCCTACCAATGATAGTGAGGGTCATGGTTATGCGGTAGAGTATCATATCAGTGCTCCCCCCTTTGATGTGGACCGGCAAACCATTGTCCGCCtgaaagaaaaaacaacaacaaaaaacatgattggttaaatgcattgtagtCATGTTTCTTCTTCTGGCTGACATCAAATACACTATTTACTTGTATCCTGGATTGAGCTCAAAACTGGAAAGAGCTCTAGACAAGTGTAGAGTTTATCAGGTGAGGAAAACCTGTTTCCTAGCAACATGCTGCTCACCTGGAAAAGCTTCTGCTTCTCTGGAACCCTGTTCTTCATCTGCCTGGCTGTTGTATTGAAGGCCCTGGTGGCCACTCGTTGAAGGCTCTGCAGAAATTTCACACAAAGTATTTTCATTTATATTACATATATGGGATATTGTAATCAagcacggtgtagtggttagcaccatcgcctcacagcaagaaggttctgggttcgagcccagtggccgacaagggcctttctgtgtggagtttgcatgttctccctgtgtgtgtatgggtttcctccgggtgctccggtttcccctacagtccaaagacatgcaggttagactaattggtggctctaaattgaccgtaggtgtgaatggttgtttgtcttgatgacctggcgatttgcccagggtgtacctggGATAGGTACCTGGAGcctatcagctgggataggctccagctcgcctgcgaccctgcacaggataagcagttatggataatcaaCATGGGAAGATTACACCTGTTAGCCCTTCAGGCCTGTTATAAGCCAGAATGAGACATTTGGTCCCAATGATTATGGGTGGAAAACTCCCCCAAGCAAATGAAATATGTTAACCTATTTGTTAGGTTAACATAATACACTATATGGgcaaaaatatgtggacacctaaccaggggttaaattgggattggttatgtggggggctctgcctcgtacctgcccctgcccccgccgccctgccccaatatactttttggaaaataaccctctaatttgataaccatatcatattgcacagagatatacaccttatctctgtgttgtaggcctatgtgtgtcttgtagtgcccccctacacattatggcagtttgaatgtagattggttggccaatgtaacagattgtacaggttgttgtacattggtttgaaggaaatgattagtggggggtctgggggtcctcccccagaagttttttattatcatacatgttatttgctgaattctggtgcattttaataagttgttagctgactttacagaggtaggttgagcaatatcatgttaaatcttgtcacatgcctacaggtgaaaaatgtgaaggagaaatgttcagtgagaaaatttgaaggcttgcacaatcttaaaccaaaacagttgatttattttggaggataaatgttaaatatgccaaaacactgtcagtcaaattgtcaatcaaatatattcatgcagtgaatgcaaccaaatacaaacaacactataacattggaagcatttattattattgttattattatgtattcagggcggcacggtggtgtagtggttagcgctgtcgcctcacagcaagaaggtcctgggttcgagccccggggccggcgagggcctttctgtgtggagtttgcatgttctccccgtgtccgcgtgggtttcctccgggtgctccggtttcccccacagtccaaagacatgcaggttaggttaactggtgactctaaattgaccgtaggtgtgagtgtgaatggttgtctgtgtctatgtgtcagccctgtgatgacctggcgacttgtccagggtgtaccccgcctttcgcccgtagtcagctgggataggctccagcttgcctgcgaccctgtagaaggataaagcggctagagataatgagatgagatgagattatgtattcaattatttatttggcatgtggtgctttttgtattgtctagaacatacataagatgagcatattatagcagcaaaatagaagcacaatcatttgaatgcagcaaaaggtttaacattaaattaaatattaacaataaataataaaacactaataatattaacaatacagtgaacataatcattatgatattttttattattaaaaacaaaatatcaaataatactgaagaggggaaaaataatactgatctaaatatgtttttttatttttagacagtatgtgttttgctaagcacatactgtctaaaaataaaaacacaacatatttagatcagtattatttttcccctcttcagtattatttgatattttgtttttaataataaaaaatatcataatgattatgttcgtatgcaggtaaaaggggagacggtgtatggagaaaattataaacaagtcacaacgctgaaacacaagcccaaa
Protein-coding regions in this window:
- the LOC132864647 gene encoding cytochrome c oxidase subunit 7A2, mitochondrial, which translates into the protein MRHLLSLQRVATRAFNTTARQMKNRVPEKQKLFQADNGLPVHIKGGSTDMILYRITMTLTIIGTGFSCYWLLVASMPRNKAD